The Alosa sapidissima isolate fAloSap1 chromosome 5, fAloSap1.pri, whole genome shotgun sequence genome has a window encoding:
- the LOC121709068 gene encoding uncharacterized protein LOC121709068 isoform X3, producing MCGVQDITLEQKPASSGDATLLYRAVGQSVHLFCKFLGAETCWGNWNWTPHQASNRPEVTQNRGLDGDYSLHISSVGWGHSGVFSCQRQCLGRPLKPTSYELVVVNATVEPQHVYEGGDVTLRCSLSHLTTPVQVCWIHLDPNQCFGRRYRGYSSCRGTNAAAVSHTVSIVSSVQSQWACAVFHGGTLRALLPVQLNVSKHTTTHSPPTHTTPVRRAATLPGTHSESTMVTRDTTATQHTEPSAGVSVPHVCVMSVFGLVVVILVALTALLLLKRTDKDVEVCEDEDERRTADEEACAGGLSPHRGTVTYASVHLKRKPTEDLSKICSDVASTDPPATAGGTEEEGDPVIYTGLKMNSCR from the exons ATGTGTGGTGTTCAGGATATCACTCTGGAGCAGAAGCCAG CCTCCTCAGGTGACGCCACCCTGCTGTACAGAGCCGTGGGTCAGTCCGTCCATCTCTTCTGCAAATTCCTGGGCGCTGAGACATGCTGGGGCAACTGGAACTGGACACCTCATCAGGCCTCAAACCGTCCAGAGGTGACGCAGAACCGTGGACTGGACGGTGACTACTCCCTGCACATCTCCTCTGTAGGGTGGGGGCACTCAGGGGTGTTCTCATGTCAGAGGCAGTGCCTGGGACGCCCACTGAAACCGACATCATATGAACTTGTGGTTGTCAATG cTACAGTGGAGCCCCAGCATGTGTATGAGGGAGGAGACGTGACCCtgcgctgctctctctctcacctgacgACACCTGTGCAGGTGTGCTGGATTCACCTGGATCCCAACCAGTGCTTTGGTCGCCGTTACCGTGGTTACTCGAGTTGCCGCGGGACTAACGCAGCAGCTGTCTCTCACACCGTGAGCATCGTCAGCTCAGTCCAGAGCCAGTGGGCCTGTGCGGTTTTCCATGGGGGCACACTGAGAGCTCTGCTGCCTGTCCAGCTGAACGTGTCCAAACACACCACCACGCACtcgccacccacacacacaacgccgGTGCGGAGGGCCGCGACTCTGCCGGGTACACACAGCGAGAGCACCATGGTTACCAGAGACACCAcggcaacacaacacacagagccATCAGCAG GAGTGAGTGTCCCACATGTCTGTGTCATGAGTGTGTTTGGCCTGGTTGTGGTCATCTTGGTGGCTCTGACCGCTCTGCTGCTGTTGAAACGCACAGATAAAG atgtagaagtgtgtgaggatgaggatgagcgTAGGACAGCAGATGAAGAAGCGTGTGCAGGGGGGCTTTCACCCCACAGAGGGACCGTGACGTACGCATCGGTGCATTTGAAGAGAAAACCCACTGAGGATCTGAGCAAAA TTTGCTCAGATGTTGCATCTACAGATCCTCCTGCT ACTGCTGGTGGCACTGAAGAGGAGGGTGACCCAGTCATATACACTGGACTGAAGATGAATTCATGCCGTTAA
- the LOC121709068 gene encoding uncharacterized protein LOC121709068 isoform X1: MTCRIYRNDHLMPLPFGYIRMISGLCLGLLLCMTGHGKLIQVAPGSDVSESCVGSWSGWDRTGTSATELTLDDTAHFLVQNFQQRDRGLYMCGVQDITLEQKPASSGDATLLYRAVGQSVHLFCKFLGAETCWGNWNWTPHQASNRPEVTQNRGLDGDYSLHISSVGWGHSGVFSCQRQCLGRPLKPTSYELVVVNATVEPQHVYEGGDVTLRCSLSHLTTPVQVCWIHLDPNQCFGRRYRGYSSCRGTNAAAVSHTVSIVSSVQSQWACAVFHGGTLRALLPVQLNVSKHTTTHSPPTHTTPVRRAATLPGTHSESTMVTRDTTATQHTEPSAGVSVPHVCVMSVFGLVVVILVALTALLLLKRTDKDVEVCEDEDERRTADEEACAGGLSPHRGTVTYASVHLKRKPTEDLSKICSDVASTDPPATAGGTEEEGDPVIYTGLKMNSCR, encoded by the exons ATGACCTGTCGGATATATCGGAATGATCATCTCATGCCATTACCTTTTGGATATATCAGAATGATCAGCGGTTTGTGTCTAGGTTTGCTTCTCTGCATGACAGGGCATG GTAAACTGATCCAGGTGGCCCCTGGCAGTGATGTGAGTGAGAGCTGTGTGGGCAGCTGGTCTGGCTGGGACAGAACCGGCACCAGCGCCACAGAGCTGACGCTGGACGACACGGCCCACTTCCTGGTGCAGAACTTTCAGCAGCGCGACAGAGGACTGTACATGTGTGGTGTTCAGGATATCACTCTGGAGCAGAAGCCAG CCTCCTCAGGTGACGCCACCCTGCTGTACAGAGCCGTGGGTCAGTCCGTCCATCTCTTCTGCAAATTCCTGGGCGCTGAGACATGCTGGGGCAACTGGAACTGGACACCTCATCAGGCCTCAAACCGTCCAGAGGTGACGCAGAACCGTGGACTGGACGGTGACTACTCCCTGCACATCTCCTCTGTAGGGTGGGGGCACTCAGGGGTGTTCTCATGTCAGAGGCAGTGCCTGGGACGCCCACTGAAACCGACATCATATGAACTTGTGGTTGTCAATG cTACAGTGGAGCCCCAGCATGTGTATGAGGGAGGAGACGTGACCCtgcgctgctctctctctcacctgacgACACCTGTGCAGGTGTGCTGGATTCACCTGGATCCCAACCAGTGCTTTGGTCGCCGTTACCGTGGTTACTCGAGTTGCCGCGGGACTAACGCAGCAGCTGTCTCTCACACCGTGAGCATCGTCAGCTCAGTCCAGAGCCAGTGGGCCTGTGCGGTTTTCCATGGGGGCACACTGAGAGCTCTGCTGCCTGTCCAGCTGAACGTGTCCAAACACACCACCACGCACtcgccacccacacacacaacgccgGTGCGGAGGGCCGCGACTCTGCCGGGTACACACAGCGAGAGCACCATGGTTACCAGAGACACCAcggcaacacaacacacagagccATCAGCAG GAGTGAGTGTCCCACATGTCTGTGTCATGAGTGTGTTTGGCCTGGTTGTGGTCATCTTGGTGGCTCTGACCGCTCTGCTGCTGTTGAAACGCACAGATAAAG atgtagaagtgtgtgaggatgaggatgagcgTAGGACAGCAGATGAAGAAGCGTGTGCAGGGGGGCTTTCACCCCACAGAGGGACCGTGACGTACGCATCGGTGCATTTGAAGAGAAAACCCACTGAGGATCTGAGCAAAA TTTGCTCAGATGTTGCATCTACAGATCCTCCTGCT ACTGCTGGTGGCACTGAAGAGGAGGGTGACCCAGTCATATACACTGGACTGAAGATGAATTCATGCCGTTAA
- the LOC121709068 gene encoding uncharacterized protein LOC121709068 isoform X2, whose protein sequence is MTCRIYRNDHLMPLPFGYIRMISGLCLGLLLCMTGHGKLIQVAPGSDVSESCVGSWSGWDRTGTSATELTLDDTAHFLVQNFQQRDRGLYMCGVQDITLEQKPASSGDATLLYRAVGQSVHLFCKFLGAETCWGNWNWTPHQASNRPEVTQNRGLDGDYSLHISSVGWGHSGVFSCQRQCLGRPLKPTSYELVVVNATVEPQHVYEGGDVTLRCSLSHLTTPVQVCWIHLDPNQCFGRRYRGYSSCRGTNAAAVSHTVSIVSSVQSQWACAVFHGGTLRALLPVQLNVSKHTTTHSPPTHTTPVRRAATLPGTHSESTMVTRDTTATQHTEPSADVEVCEDEDERRTADEEACAGGLSPHRGTVTYASVHLKRKPTEDLSKICSDVASTDPPATAGGTEEEGDPVIYTGLKMNSCR, encoded by the exons ATGACCTGTCGGATATATCGGAATGATCATCTCATGCCATTACCTTTTGGATATATCAGAATGATCAGCGGTTTGTGTCTAGGTTTGCTTCTCTGCATGACAGGGCATG GTAAACTGATCCAGGTGGCCCCTGGCAGTGATGTGAGTGAGAGCTGTGTGGGCAGCTGGTCTGGCTGGGACAGAACCGGCACCAGCGCCACAGAGCTGACGCTGGACGACACGGCCCACTTCCTGGTGCAGAACTTTCAGCAGCGCGACAGAGGACTGTACATGTGTGGTGTTCAGGATATCACTCTGGAGCAGAAGCCAG CCTCCTCAGGTGACGCCACCCTGCTGTACAGAGCCGTGGGTCAGTCCGTCCATCTCTTCTGCAAATTCCTGGGCGCTGAGACATGCTGGGGCAACTGGAACTGGACACCTCATCAGGCCTCAAACCGTCCAGAGGTGACGCAGAACCGTGGACTGGACGGTGACTACTCCCTGCACATCTCCTCTGTAGGGTGGGGGCACTCAGGGGTGTTCTCATGTCAGAGGCAGTGCCTGGGACGCCCACTGAAACCGACATCATATGAACTTGTGGTTGTCAATG cTACAGTGGAGCCCCAGCATGTGTATGAGGGAGGAGACGTGACCCtgcgctgctctctctctcacctgacgACACCTGTGCAGGTGTGCTGGATTCACCTGGATCCCAACCAGTGCTTTGGTCGCCGTTACCGTGGTTACTCGAGTTGCCGCGGGACTAACGCAGCAGCTGTCTCTCACACCGTGAGCATCGTCAGCTCAGTCCAGAGCCAGTGGGCCTGTGCGGTTTTCCATGGGGGCACACTGAGAGCTCTGCTGCCTGTCCAGCTGAACGTGTCCAAACACACCACCACGCACtcgccacccacacacacaacgccgGTGCGGAGGGCCGCGACTCTGCCGGGTACACACAGCGAGAGCACCATGGTTACCAGAGACACCAcggcaacacaacacacagagccATCAGCAG atgtagaagtgtgtgaggatgaggatgagcgTAGGACAGCAGATGAAGAAGCGTGTGCAGGGGGGCTTTCACCCCACAGAGGGACCGTGACGTACGCATCGGTGCATTTGAAGAGAAAACCCACTGAGGATCTGAGCAAAA TTTGCTCAGATGTTGCATCTACAGATCCTCCTGCT ACTGCTGGTGGCACTGAAGAGGAGGGTGACCCAGTCATATACACTGGACTGAAGATGAATTCATGCCGTTAA